Proteins encoded by one window of Chromobacterium violaceum ATCC 12472:
- a CDS encoding DUF2249 domain-containing protein, which translates to MPLDLRALPPPEPMDIVLHQAEQLAAGQSVRFVLPHFPTPLLPLLDRMAGVAYRFELSGDGGVLLILERT; encoded by the coding sequence ATGCCGCTTGACCTGCGCGCGCTGCCGCCGCCCGAGCCCATGGACATCGTGTTGCACCAGGCCGAGCAACTGGCGGCCGGCCAGTCGGTCCGTTTCGTGCTGCCGCATTTTCCGACTCCGCTGCTGCCCTTGCTGGACCGCATGGCCGGCGTGGCCTACCGCTTCGAGCTGTCCGGCGACGGCGGGGTGCTGCTGATCCTGGAGCGGACGTGA
- a CDS encoding hemerythrin domain-containing protein has protein sequence MNASEILIGQHRDCDARFADAEQAARAHDWPAAEAAFAAMRGEMEDHFRLEEDRLFPAFEQASGMRAGPTAVMRAEHAQMRQLLDGMAQALAARDGDGFLAEADTLLILTQQHNMKEENILYPMCERSVPDLPRLLQGAGHAA, from the coding sequence ATGAACGCATCCGAAATATTGATCGGCCAGCATCGCGATTGCGACGCCCGCTTCGCCGATGCCGAGCAGGCCGCGCGCGCGCACGACTGGCCCGCCGCCGAGGCGGCCTTCGCGGCCATGCGCGGCGAGATGGAAGACCATTTCCGGCTGGAGGAGGACAGGCTGTTTCCCGCCTTCGAGCAGGCCAGCGGCATGCGCGCCGGCCCGACCGCGGTGATGCGCGCCGAGCACGCGCAGATGCGGCAGCTGCTGGACGGCATGGCGCAGGCGCTGGCCGCGCGCGACGGCGACGGCTTTCTGGCCGAGGCCGACACGCTGCTGATCCTGACCCAGCAGCACAATATGAAAGAGGAGAACATCCTGTATCCGATGTGCGAGCGCAGCGTGCCGGACCTGCCGCGCCTGCTGCAAGGGGCCGGACATGCCGCTTGA
- a CDS encoding NnrS family protein encodes MARAHPFFSAPHRAAFLPGMLLAILLLAAWSAELAARLFGLGLPLALPAMLAHGFLMLFGFFPLFMAGFLFTAGPRWLNVPPPGRGAYLLVPALLVAGLLTWLIGAAVGGAWLLAGHLVYSLGFLGLAGGFARLLLASPAPDRRHAWAVLSAFGIGVLALAAAGYWLLSGDVRGWLWMRDLALWGFLLPVFLTVCHRMLPFFSANALAPYQPWRPWWLLAAMLGGSLGHGLLSIAGWPSWGLDLCLAALFGYTSWRWRLLASLRVRLLAMLHLSFAWLAAGFALYAWQGAFGGLAWAPLHAISVGFFLTMLIAFVSRVSLGHSGQALEAGRMLWGLYLAAQWLALARVAADLLPIAWRGGMYGLAALGWLLTLSLWGGRFLPVYLRPRADGKDG; translated from the coding sequence ATGGCGCGCGCTCATCCTTTCTTTTCCGCCCCGCACCGGGCGGCTTTCCTGCCAGGCATGCTGCTGGCCATTCTGCTGCTGGCGGCGTGGAGCGCCGAGCTGGCCGCGCGCCTGTTCGGCCTTGGCTTGCCCTTGGCGCTGCCGGCCATGCTGGCTCATGGCTTCCTGATGCTGTTCGGCTTCTTCCCCTTGTTCATGGCCGGCTTTCTGTTCACCGCCGGGCCGCGTTGGCTGAACGTGCCGCCGCCTGGCCGTGGGGCTTATCTGCTGGTGCCGGCGCTGCTGGTTGCGGGGTTGTTGACGTGGCTGATCGGCGCGGCGGTCGGCGGTGCCTGGCTGCTGGCCGGCCATCTGGTCTACAGCCTGGGCTTTCTCGGCCTGGCCGGCGGCTTCGCCCGCTTGTTGCTGGCGAGTCCCGCGCCGGACCGGCGCCATGCTTGGGCGGTGCTGTCGGCTTTCGGCATCGGCGTCCTGGCGCTCGCCGCCGCCGGCTATTGGCTGTTGAGCGGCGATGTCCGCGGCTGGCTATGGATGCGGGATCTGGCGCTGTGGGGCTTTCTGCTGCCGGTGTTTCTGACCGTGTGCCACCGCATGTTGCCTTTTTTCTCCGCCAATGCGCTGGCGCCGTACCAGCCGTGGCGTCCCTGGTGGCTGCTGGCGGCGATGCTGGGCGGCTCGCTGGGCCACGGCCTGTTGTCCATCGCCGGCTGGCCGTCCTGGGGGCTGGACCTATGCCTGGCCGCGCTGTTTGGCTACACCAGCTGGCGCTGGCGGCTGCTGGCTTCGCTGCGGGTGAGGCTGCTGGCCATGCTGCATCTGTCCTTCGCCTGGCTGGCCGCCGGCTTCGCGCTGTACGCCTGGCAAGGCGCGTTCGGCGGCCTGGCCTGGGCCCCCTTGCATGCGATCTCGGTCGGCTTTTTTCTGACCATGCTGATCGCCTTCGTGTCCCGGGTGTCGCTCGGCCATTCCGGGCAGGCGCTCGAAGCCGGCCGGATGCTGTGGGGCCTGTATCTGGCCGCGCAGTGGCTGGCGCTGGCGCGGGTGGCGGCCGACTTGCTGCCGATAGCCTGGCGCGGCGGCATGTACGGCCTGGCCGCGCTGGGCTGGCTGCTGACCCTGTCGCTGTGGGGCGGCCGCTTCCTGCCTGTTTACCTGCGGCCGCGCGCCGACGGCAAGGATGGTTGA
- the trpC gene encoding indole-3-glycerol phosphate synthase TrpC, with protein MSDILNTIIATKHQEIAAALASRPLAAVRADAEARGDRRDFVAALRAKHALGKAAVIAEVKKASPSKGVIREDFQPAAIAESYAAHGAACLSVLTDRQYFQGDARYLEDARAACHLPALRKDFIVDEYQVYEARAMGADCILLIAAALELPKMKALEALANELGMAVLVEVHNEEELDAALQLKTELVGVNNRNLRTFEVSLATTLKLLPRITDGRIAVTESGIATVEDVRLMQASGVHTFLVGEAFMREAEPGEALSRLFFAQS; from the coding sequence ATGTCCGACATTCTCAACACCATCATCGCCACCAAGCATCAGGAAATCGCCGCCGCGCTGGCCAGCCGGCCGCTGGCCGCGGTTCGCGCCGACGCCGAGGCGCGCGGCGACCGCCGCGACTTCGTCGCCGCCCTGCGCGCCAAACACGCGCTGGGCAAGGCCGCCGTCATCGCCGAAGTCAAGAAGGCCAGCCCGAGCAAGGGCGTGATCCGCGAGGATTTCCAGCCCGCCGCCATCGCCGAGAGCTACGCGGCCCACGGCGCCGCCTGCCTGTCGGTGCTGACCGACCGCCAGTATTTCCAGGGCGATGCCCGCTACCTGGAAGACGCCCGCGCCGCCTGCCATCTGCCGGCGCTGCGCAAGGACTTCATCGTCGACGAATACCAGGTGTACGAAGCCCGCGCGATGGGGGCCGACTGCATCCTGCTGATCGCCGCCGCGCTCGAGCTGCCCAAGATGAAAGCGCTGGAAGCGCTGGCGAACGAGCTGGGCATGGCGGTGCTGGTGGAAGTCCACAACGAAGAAGAACTGGACGCCGCGCTGCAATTGAAGACCGAGCTGGTCGGCGTCAACAACCGCAACCTGCGCACGTTCGAAGTCAGCCTGGCCACCACGCTGAAGCTGCTGCCGCGCATCACCGACGGCCGCATCGCCGTCACCGAGAGCGGCATCGCCACGGTGGAGGATGTGCGGCTGATGCAGGCCAGCGGCGTGCATACCTTCCTGGTCGGCGAGGCCTTCATGCGCGAGGCCGAACCGGGCGAGGCGCTGAGCCGCCTGTTCTTCGCCCAATCCTGA
- a CDS encoding lipase secretion chaperone: protein MRGLGLTLAAACAAWLAWWAWPDGAHSEAAAARQAARGGFAPSLIGTRPDGAAAEADGKLVVDQQLRQLFDYYLATLGERDLAVIRTELQGQLKRSLKNGPLAQAMGLFDRYVGYKRSLAGKAAAAATDLSHRLELVQAARRQYFSQAELDGLFGDEDRYDNFTARRLAIEANPALSVDEKRRRVAQLEQQLPPGLRAAREEPVKHLALADAEARLRQGGGGEQQLYQLRAGMVGQAAADRLGELDREQAAWQNRVDDFKRERTAILADGGLSAQQRQQALARLQAQRFSQQESLRLPAYLSN from the coding sequence ATGCGCGGCCTCGGCTTGACGCTGGCGGCGGCTTGCGCCGCCTGGCTGGCCTGGTGGGCCTGGCCGGACGGCGCCCACTCCGAAGCCGCCGCTGCCCGGCAGGCCGCGCGCGGCGGTTTCGCCCCGTCGCTGATCGGCACCCGTCCGGACGGCGCCGCCGCCGAAGCGGACGGCAAGCTGGTGGTCGACCAGCAGTTGCGCCAGCTGTTTGACTATTATCTGGCCACGCTGGGGGAGCGCGACCTGGCCGTCATCCGGACGGAGCTGCAGGGGCAATTGAAGCGGTCGCTGAAAAATGGGCCGTTGGCTCAAGCCATGGGTCTGTTCGACCGTTACGTCGGCTACAAGCGCTCGCTGGCCGGCAAGGCGGCCGCCGCCGCCACGGATCTGTCGCATCGGCTGGAGCTGGTGCAGGCCGCTAGGCGGCAGTATTTCAGCCAGGCGGAACTGGACGGCTTGTTCGGCGACGAGGACCGCTATGACAACTTCACCGCCAGGCGGCTGGCGATCGAGGCCAATCCGGCCTTGAGCGTCGATGAAAAGCGGCGCAGGGTCGCGCAACTGGAGCAACAGCTGCCGCCCGGCTTGCGCGCCGCGCGCGAAGAGCCGGTCAAGCACCTGGCGCTGGCCGATGCCGAGGCGCGGTTGCGGCAGGGCGGGGGCGGAGAGCAGCAACTGTACCAGCTGCGGGCCGGCATGGTCGGCCAGGCGGCGGCGGACAGGCTGGGCGAGCTGGATCGGGAGCAAGCCGCCTGGCAGAACAGGGTGGACGACTTCAAGCGGGAGCGGACGGCCATCCTCGCCGATGGCGGGCTGAGCGCCCAGCAGCGGCAGCAGGCGCTCGCCCGGCTGCAGGCGCAGCGGTTTTCTCAACAGGAGTCGCTGCGGCTGCCGGCTTATCTGTCCAACTGA
- a CDS encoding esterase/lipase family protein, whose translation MKQLLSRTACLLALLLLPFAAAHASSGYTQTRYPIVLVHGLFGFGQVLGVDYFYRVPAALKEDGAQVFVAEVSATGSNETRGEQLLQQVRRILAITGAQKVNLIGHSQGAPTARYVAGVRPDLVASVTTVGGVNKGSVVADIVRGVAPPGSVSEAVAAAVTGAFVKVLAFFSGTGDLPQQPIDALNSLTTAGSLAFSAKFPGGVPASACGEGDYEANGVRYYSWTGAATTTNILDPLTVPMGALGLAFGSTPSDGLVGVCSAHLGQVIRDDYKMNHVNEINQSFGLVSLFEVSPVSLYRQQANRLKNAGL comes from the coding sequence ATGAAACAGCTGTTGTCACGCACTGCCTGCCTGCTTGCCTTGTTGCTGCTGCCGTTCGCCGCGGCCCACGCGTCTTCCGGCTATACCCAGACCCGCTATCCCATCGTGTTGGTGCACGGCCTGTTCGGCTTCGGCCAGGTGCTGGGCGTCGATTACTTCTACCGCGTGCCCGCGGCCCTGAAGGAAGACGGCGCGCAGGTGTTCGTGGCCGAAGTGTCCGCCACCGGCAGCAACGAGACGCGCGGCGAACAGCTGTTGCAGCAGGTGCGGCGCATTCTGGCCATCACCGGTGCGCAGAAAGTCAATCTGATCGGCCACAGCCAGGGCGCGCCCACCGCGCGCTACGTGGCGGGCGTGCGTCCGGACCTGGTGGCTTCGGTCACCACCGTCGGCGGCGTCAACAAGGGCTCGGTCGTGGCCGACATCGTCCGCGGCGTTGCGCCTCCGGGATCGGTCAGCGAGGCCGTGGCCGCGGCCGTGACGGGCGCGTTCGTCAAGGTGCTCGCCTTCTTCTCCGGCACAGGCGATCTGCCGCAACAGCCGATCGACGCGCTCAACTCGCTGACCACCGCCGGCTCGCTGGCGTTCAGCGCCAAGTTCCCGGGCGGCGTGCCGGCTTCGGCCTGCGGCGAGGGCGATTACGAGGCCAACGGCGTGCGTTATTACTCGTGGACCGGCGCCGCCACCACCACCAACATCCTGGACCCGTTGACCGTGCCGATGGGCGCGCTGGGCCTGGCTTTCGGCTCCACGCCGTCGGATGGCCTGGTCGGCGTGTGCTCCGCCCACCTGGGGCAGGTGATCCGCGACGACTACAAGATGAACCACGTCAACGAGATCAACCAGAGCTTCGGCCTGGTCAGCCTGTTCGAGGTCAGTCCGGTTTCTCTGTATCGCCAGCAGGCCAACCGGCTGAAGAACGCGGGGCTGTAA
- a CDS encoding patatin-like phospholipase family protein: protein MPEGVGVVLGGGGARGFAHLGVLKELERLRIPVACIAGTSAGALIGGIYANGLPLDEMEREFNAADWDQMLSGKPARADIPYDRKRNDYQNYLDVSFGLKGGALRVPRSAINSQGIELYIHKLTRDRDIDNFDKLPIPFRAVAADLLTGDAVVFGKGSLARALRASMAVPGVFDLVEDDGKLLVDGAIARNVPVQEVKGRCAEHVIVVDVGTPLLKADEIHSLFDVVDQSSNLAVMRNVQEQMKLLDRRDIVIRPDLNGYTTASFGDHMAIVERGAEAARKMAKQLSSYSVPEAEYQAWKNKLGRPRYPLLDEVRVEGKDGDFTKVSSLQQSLAFPSGPIPVGEARRRLAEIFTGGEYDKLGYRVDSVSGRNAMVVMPVERSIGQNTLHFGLNLSSDTPGSSSFTLRAAHEWTSLNAAGGSWRNDAAIGDDKAIKTELYQPLWRGSPMFAAASLGYQQKPFRVFNEDHTVLATFNNSIFETQLNAGVTLGKYGEWRFGLYRQDNDFTLSQGDPDPGVNTRFRDVGVQTRLVVDQFDNPRWPRAGYYFNGKLGAGLPGLGSEVNQKFYDFTGELAHTYGDFTARFTAKAKGNIDVRSDTFVPQQLGGFLNLTGYQSGELLASEVALARLMVYWRAASLPAVLGSGVYAGVSLEAGRLWGEDFSSLPQTHRWIPAGSVFLSADTILGPFFVGVGSAQGGRLTGYIYLGVDY from the coding sequence GTGCCTGAAGGCGTTGGCGTTGTTCTCGGCGGCGGCGGCGCGCGCGGCTTCGCTCACCTGGGGGTTTTGAAGGAACTGGAGCGGCTGCGGATACCGGTCGCGTGCATCGCCGGCACCAGCGCCGGCGCGCTGATCGGTGGCATTTACGCCAACGGACTGCCGCTGGACGAGATGGAGCGCGAGTTCAACGCCGCCGACTGGGACCAGATGCTGTCCGGCAAGCCGGCGCGCGCCGACATTCCCTATGACCGCAAGCGCAACGACTACCAGAATTACCTGGACGTCAGTTTCGGCCTCAAGGGCGGCGCGCTGCGGGTGCCGCGCAGCGCGATCAACTCCCAGGGCATCGAGCTCTACATCCACAAGCTGACCCGCGACCGCGACATCGATAATTTCGACAAGCTGCCCATCCCCTTCCGGGCGGTGGCCGCCGACTTGCTGACCGGCGATGCGGTGGTGTTCGGCAAGGGATCGCTGGCGCGCGCGCTGCGGGCCAGCATGGCGGTTCCGGGAGTGTTCGACCTGGTGGAGGACGACGGCAAGCTGCTGGTCGACGGCGCCATCGCCCGCAATGTTCCTGTGCAGGAAGTGAAAGGGCGCTGCGCCGAGCACGTGATCGTGGTGGATGTGGGAACGCCTTTGTTGAAGGCGGACGAGATCCATAGCCTGTTCGACGTGGTGGACCAGAGTTCCAATCTGGCGGTGATGCGCAATGTGCAAGAGCAGATGAAGCTGCTGGACAGGCGCGATATCGTGATCCGGCCCGATCTGAACGGCTACACCACGGCCTCGTTCGGCGACCATATGGCGATTGTCGAGCGCGGCGCCGAGGCGGCGCGCAAGATGGCCAAGCAGTTGTCGTCGTATTCCGTCCCCGAGGCGGAATACCAGGCCTGGAAAAACAAGCTGGGCCGGCCGCGCTACCCGCTGTTGGATGAGGTCCGGGTGGAAGGAAAGGATGGCGACTTCACCAAGGTATCCTCGTTGCAGCAATCGCTGGCCTTTCCATCCGGCCCGATACCGGTCGGCGAGGCCCGCAGACGCTTGGCCGAGATCTTCACCGGAGGCGAGTACGACAAGCTCGGCTACCGCGTGGACAGCGTCTCCGGACGCAACGCGATGGTGGTGATGCCGGTGGAGCGCAGCATAGGCCAGAACACGCTGCACTTCGGACTCAACCTCAGCAGCGACACGCCGGGAAGCAGCAGCTTCACGCTTCGCGCCGCGCACGAGTGGACGTCGTTGAACGCCGCCGGCGGGTCCTGGCGGAACGATGCGGCGATCGGCGACGACAAGGCGATCAAGACCGAGCTGTACCAGCCGCTGTGGCGCGGCAGTCCGATGTTTGCCGCCGCTTCGCTGGGATATCAGCAAAAGCCGTTCAGGGTGTTCAATGAAGACCATACGGTGTTGGCCACTTTCAACAACAGCATCTTCGAGACGCAGCTGAATGCGGGCGTGACGCTGGGCAAATACGGCGAATGGCGTTTTGGCCTCTATCGGCAGGATAACGATTTCACCTTGTCGCAAGGGGATCCGGACCCTGGCGTCAATACCCGTTTCCGCGATGTCGGCGTGCAAACCCGCCTGGTGGTGGATCAGTTCGACAATCCGCGCTGGCCGCGCGCCGGCTATTACTTCAACGGCAAGCTGGGCGCGGGCTTGCCCGGCCTGGGCAGCGAGGTGAACCAGAAGTTCTACGACTTTACCGGCGAGCTTGCCCACACGTATGGCGACTTCACCGCGCGCTTCACGGCCAAGGCCAAAGGCAATATTGATGTCCGGTCGGATACCTTTGTGCCGCAGCAGCTCGGTGGGTTCCTGAACTTGACCGGCTACCAGAGCGGCGAGCTGTTGGCCAGTGAAGTCGCGTTGGCGCGGCTGATGGTGTACTGGCGGGCGGCATCGCTGCCGGCCGTGCTCGGCTCAGGCGTGTATGCCGGGGTCTCGTTGGAGGCCGGACGCTTGTGGGGCGAAGACTTTTCCAGTTTGCCGCAGACCCATCGCTGGATCCCGGCCGGATCGGTTTTCCTGAGCGCCGACACCATCCTCGGGCCGTTCTTCGTCGGCGTGGGCAGCGCGCAGGGCGGCAGGCTGACGGGCTACATTTACCTGGGTGTCGATTATTGA
- a CDS encoding PilZ domain-containing protein has protein sequence MAQSATLLVRDLPQAEYFTALVEIIKAVSKINADTEMSLKERVKTLLYVDDKAAGIHHQLCQDYLHSKGGSKGYLPTILAYWHELASAYQICLRMHRGSPNQAGETELQLVATRGLHHQMRLLAWNALRYLKPEGNAWQQGFRFYTYAEDAGFARSSILLYPDSRQEVSCEHLLIQAGMLHLAQTENMLHKEIVAVDQLLMLLCQHIPLDKQPPAETPIFVYNLSMPEPPQPMLRGMAGKWHRYWSSYEITTRLADLMFDLDNRIPSQIAALGCELEREEWSALCEKLAVRWSNDGGKSLRKSERSLHSSSAQVSIGFERVAFHIKVQDVGGLENDRADEWRINDISSTGMGLTFVGKTIDQLAIGRLILIKTETHPLLLGVIRRILRQNNGTKVGIEILGQTPVGVSLLDPAQPDSPPFSAIYITQPNSRKGQRWFLMPKTLLAGDKQLVLSAQGKSYQIKLKDPQQEFEDCSHSNFDTLSKMD, from the coding sequence GTGGCGCAATCCGCAACCCTGCTGGTACGCGATCTGCCGCAGGCTGAATACTTTACCGCCTTGGTGGAAATCATCAAGGCCGTATCCAAGATCAACGCGGATACCGAGATGTCGTTGAAGGAGCGCGTCAAGACGCTGCTCTACGTCGACGACAAGGCCGCAGGCATCCATCACCAGCTGTGCCAGGATTATCTCCATTCCAAGGGCGGCAGCAAAGGCTACCTGCCCACCATTCTCGCGTACTGGCATGAATTGGCCAGCGCCTACCAGATCTGCCTGCGGATGCATCGGGGCTCGCCCAATCAGGCGGGGGAAACGGAACTGCAACTGGTGGCCACGCGAGGGCTGCATCATCAGATGCGCTTGCTGGCCTGGAACGCGCTGCGCTACCTGAAGCCGGAAGGCAACGCCTGGCAGCAAGGCTTTCGCTTCTACACCTATGCCGAGGACGCGGGCTTCGCCCGCTCATCCATCCTGCTGTATCCGGACTCCCGCCAGGAGGTCAGCTGCGAGCACCTGCTGATCCAGGCCGGCATGCTGCATCTGGCCCAGACCGAGAACATGCTGCACAAGGAAATCGTCGCGGTGGACCAGCTGCTGATGCTGCTCTGCCAGCACATACCGCTGGACAAGCAGCCTCCGGCCGAAACGCCGATTTTCGTCTACAACCTGTCGATGCCCGAGCCGCCGCAACCGATGCTGCGCGGCATGGCCGGCAAGTGGCATCGATACTGGTCTTCCTACGAAATCACCACTCGCCTCGCCGACCTGATGTTCGACCTCGACAACCGCATCCCCTCACAGATCGCCGCCCTGGGCTGCGAACTGGAACGCGAGGAGTGGTCGGCGCTGTGCGAGAAGCTGGCGGTGCGCTGGTCCAACGACGGCGGCAAATCGCTGCGCAAGTCGGAGCGCTCGCTGCATTCGTCCAGCGCCCAGGTATCGATAGGCTTCGAGCGGGTGGCCTTCCACATCAAGGTGCAGGATGTAGGCGGGCTGGAAAACGACCGCGCCGACGAGTGGCGGATCAACGACATCAGCAGCACCGGCATGGGGCTCACCTTTGTCGGCAAGACCATAGACCAGTTGGCGATAGGCCGGCTGATCCTGATCAAGACCGAGACCCATCCCCTGCTCCTTGGCGTGATACGGCGCATCCTGCGGCAGAACAACGGCACCAAGGTGGGCATCGAGATACTGGGCCAGACGCCCGTCGGCGTCTCCCTGCTCGACCCTGCCCAGCCGGACAGTCCGCCCTTCTCCGCGATCTACATCACGCAACCCAACTCGCGCAAGGGCCAGCGCTGGTTCCTGATGCCCAAGACCCTGCTGGCGGGCGACAAGCAACTGGTGCTGAGCGCGCAAGGCAAATCCTACCAGATCAAACTCAAAGACCCTCAGCAAGAGTTCGAAGACTGCAGCCACAGCAACTTCGACACCCTGTCCAAGATGGACTGA
- a CDS encoding S8 family serine peptidase: MHVRITSSAVMLALASLASHAAPSAPDRSVPLLPGDPLANQQWHLKNTGQTAFSKRGGVKGVDLNLAFTHLRGIRGLGTTIAVIDDGLEIKHPDLAANIVPGSKNLVDGSNDPSPSGDNGHGTAVAGIAAAVAFNGIGGRGIAPSAGLKGFNWLLNQTLDGWLLAHGKKPNGGPLEAFTDARVFNQSYGSSTITSVPANPDQDIELKTEEETYEDISRNSHWGRGAVFVKSAGNAYNSFRLNQTESLLGYQGNNGLPIQDSNLTSDNNNYWNVVVSALNADGVRSSYSSVGANVLLTAPGGEYGTDSPAMVTTDLSGCARGYNVTGNTANGLHGGTALDPNCDYNGVMNGTSSAAPSTSGSFAVVMSANPALSARDVRHILITTARQVDAANPGVTLAFKDKNGGAHSYQAIPGWQKNAAGLPFHPFYGFGLINIDKAVEKALFYNKPLPPLQKTRWETVSAQTAIPDADEKGVESVYNQPADLTVEAVQILVDAEHGRANDLAVELISPSGTRSVLLSPRTSLVGETYGLNQQRLLSNQFYGEQAKGQWRLRVIDTNGGQYQYVIRNRNTGANTVYSLPNAEGKLKSWSIRFFGHRSAA; this comes from the coding sequence ATGCACGTTCGCATCACCAGCAGCGCCGTCATGCTGGCGCTGGCCTCGCTGGCCAGCCATGCCGCCCCGTCCGCGCCGGATCGCAGCGTCCCGCTGCTGCCGGGCGACCCACTGGCCAATCAACAATGGCATCTGAAGAACACCGGCCAGACTGCCTTCTCCAAGCGCGGCGGCGTCAAGGGCGTCGATCTCAACCTCGCGTTCACCCATCTGCGCGGCATCCGCGGACTCGGCACCACCATCGCCGTGATCGACGACGGCCTGGAGATCAAGCACCCCGATCTGGCGGCCAACATCGTGCCCGGCTCCAAAAACCTGGTGGACGGCAGCAATGACCCGAGCCCCTCCGGTGACAATGGCCACGGCACCGCCGTGGCGGGCATCGCCGCCGCGGTGGCCTTCAACGGCATAGGCGGCCGCGGCATCGCGCCTTCCGCCGGCCTGAAAGGCTTCAACTGGCTGCTGAACCAAACGCTGGACGGCTGGTTGCTGGCCCACGGCAAGAAACCCAATGGCGGTCCGCTGGAAGCCTTCACCGACGCCCGGGTCTTCAACCAGAGTTACGGCTCCTCCACCATCACCTCGGTTCCCGCCAATCCGGATCAGGACATCGAGCTGAAGACCGAGGAGGAAACCTACGAGGACATCAGCCGCAACAGCCACTGGGGGCGCGGCGCGGTCTTCGTCAAATCGGCCGGTAATGCCTACAACTCCTTCCGCCTGAACCAGACCGAGTCCCTGCTCGGTTATCAGGGCAATAACGGCCTGCCGATACAGGACTCCAACCTGACTTCCGACAACAACAACTACTGGAACGTGGTGGTATCGGCGCTGAACGCGGACGGCGTGCGCTCCTCGTACTCGTCGGTCGGCGCCAACGTGCTGCTCACCGCGCCAGGCGGCGAATACGGCACCGACTCCCCGGCCATGGTCACCACCGACCTGTCCGGCTGCGCCCGCGGCTACAACGTCACCGGCAACACCGCCAACGGCCTGCACGGCGGCACCGCGCTGGACCCGAACTGCGACTACAACGGCGTCATGAACGGCACCTCGTCCGCGGCGCCGTCCACCTCCGGCTCCTTCGCCGTCGTGATGTCGGCCAACCCCGCCCTGTCCGCCCGCGACGTGCGCCACATCCTGATCACCACCGCTCGCCAGGTTGACGCGGCGAATCCGGGCGTGACGCTCGCCTTCAAGGACAAGAACGGCGGCGCGCACAGCTACCAGGCGATCCCCGGCTGGCAGAAGAATGCCGCCGGCCTGCCCTTCCACCCGTTCTACGGCTTTGGTCTGATCAATATCGACAAAGCGGTGGAAAAGGCTTTGTTCTACAACAAGCCGCTGCCGCCGCTGCAAAAGACCCGCTGGGAAACCGTATCCGCCCAGACCGCCATTCCCGACGCCGATGAAAAAGGCGTGGAAAGCGTGTACAACCAGCCGGCAGACCTGACCGTGGAAGCCGTCCAGATCCTGGTCGATGCCGAACACGGCCGCGCCAACGATCTGGCGGTGGAACTGATCTCCCCGTCCGGCACCCGCTCGGTGCTGCTGTCTCCGCGCACCTCCCTGGTTGGCGAAACCTATGGCCTCAACCAGCAGCGCCTGCTGTCCAATCAGTTCTACGGCGAACAGGCCAAGGGCCAGTGGCGGCTGCGCGTGATCGACACCAATGGCGGCCAGTACCAATACGTGATCCGCAATCGCAACACCGGCGCCAACACCGTCTATTCCCTGCCTAACGCGGAAGGTAAACTGAAATCGTGGTCGATCCGCTTCTTCGGCCACCGGAGCGCAGCATGA